In Halobacteroides halobius DSM 5150, the genomic window TATAATTATTTTTAAATTTCTTCGTTTTACCGTATATCCTAGTAGCTTAAAAGAATTATAATTATAAATAGTCAGTTTTGATATCCAACTCTGATTAGGTATTACTGAACTTAGTTCTTTTAAAATAATAGTTGTTTTAACTTTATCTCTACCAATACTTTTTCTTTCTGTTAAAGCATTCTTTATTTTCTTTATCTTCTTCTCAAGTTTTTTTAATTGCTCTTCCTGAAGATTGATTTGGCCTAATTGTTTATTTACTAAATTCACTTTTTTTTCTAATTTATGGACCTTAACTAATAAATTAAAATAATAAAACCCACAACTTAAAACCAAAGTAGTTCCTAAAATCACACTAATAAATGTCTTACTATTTAATCTGCTTTTTTTATAACTTGAGGGTAATAGATTAGCCATTGCTTTTTAACCCCCTAATTGCCAATCCGATTGCTACTCCTAATGATGATGAAAAATTAGAGATAGAATTTGAATTTTCTTCTTTAATCTCTATACAATCTAAACTAGTTAATAACTCTATTTCTATTTTAAATTCATTCTCTAAATGATTAATTAATCCCGTTAAATTACTACCTTGGCCTGTTAAAAATAACTTATTTAATTCATAATCATTATATTTAACTTGAAAATAATCTAGTGAACGATAAATAGCTGTGACCCAACTTCTAATTACAGGCCTTAATTTATCATCACTAAAAATATTATTATTCAATTTATAATCCTCAGCTTCTTTTAAATCGAGTTGATAAGAATCTGCTATTTCTTCTGTGATATTTTGACTACCCGCTTCAATAGTTCTAGTAAATAAAAGCTCCCCTGCTTCATAAATTGAAACATCTGTGGTTAAACCACCAATATCTACTACCCCCACGATTTGTTTAGTATCTAAACATTGTAATACATTAGTCATAGCTGTAGCTTCAATTTCAATTGCCACTGGATCTAATCTAAGACGCTTAAATAACTTTAGGTAAGTATTAATTACTTCCTCTTTAACTGCTATTACTAACAATTGATATGCCCCATTACCTTTTTTAAGTATTTCATAATCTAAGATAGCATCTTCTACTGCCACAGGAAGTTGGCCCTTAGCTTCCCATTTCACTGCCTCGGCCAATTCTTCAGCTGGCATACTAGGTACTTCAACTGTTCTAATAATTACCTCTTCTCCACTAACAGCAGTAACAATTTTATGGGCCTTAAATTTATTTTCTTTTAATAAACAATTGATTTTTTCTGCTAATAAATCTATATCATTTAGTACTCCTTCTTGAACTGCTGCTTGAGGAGTCTTAGCAACCGCAACATTAGTTAATAATATAGTATCATTTTCCTTTTCTAGCTCTACTATCTTAATTAAGTTATTACCGATATCTAAACCAATTACTTGTTGTTTAAATAAATTTTTTATTGTATTTAGTATCCCCATTACTTCACCTCACTTAATCTTCTTGCCAAGAGATAATTGCTACTTTTTCTTGAGCTAAGTATAACCTATTATAATTAGGTAATCTAGGACTTATACTTGGGTTATTACCATAAAAGATAAAATCATCTGGGGTTAATAATAAGCCATTAAAAGTTATATTATTAACTTTTCCAGTTGGCCCACCTAATTTAATCCCTTCTTGAGCATAAACTAAACAATTATTCATTACTAATTTATTAGCACTACCATTAACTAAAAATTCACCCTTAATAATAAAATAAATATTCTCTAAAGATGAGTGGAGATTAGCATTAGTAATTCTTAAATCACCATCTACTACAAGAATTGCTGGTTGCTCTTTTGCTCTAGCACTAAAGGTTGTATTCTTTAAATCTACATTAATATCTGATTTAATATAGAAGATTTCACCTTTTATATCTCGATTATTAAAGAGTAGATTACTATTATAAATATTATTGCTTTGCTTTGCTTTTGCTTTATATTTATCAAAGTTAAATCTAGGAATAGTAGTGGCCATAGTAACTAATTCATCCAGATTATTATTTTTCTTACCATTACTTTTTATCTTACTTTCTCCACCTACAATAATATTTTTTCTAGGGTGTTGAGTAACTAAAGACTTTAAGCTATTAATATTTCTACTACCAGTTATTCTAACTGTAATAGTAATCTTTTTAGTTACTTCTCCAATCTTACTTATAGAATTAATTTTTAAATTACCCTTACTATCATAAATATTAGATAAATTAATCTTTTCATCTTCAACTCTAATTACTGTAGGTAAGTGCTTTAGATTTAATCTTCCCTTTTTTAATTGACTATTAATAATATCTATACTTCTTTCTATTCCTGCT contains:
- the pilM gene encoding type IV pilus assembly protein PilM, with product MGILNTIKNLFKQQVIGLDIGNNLIKIVELEKENDTILLTNVAVAKTPQAAVQEGVLNDIDLLAEKINCLLKENKFKAHKIVTAVSGEEVIIRTVEVPSMPAEELAEAVKWEAKGQLPVAVEDAILDYEILKKGNGAYQLLVIAVKEEVINTYLKLFKRLRLDPVAIEIEATAMTNVLQCLDTKQIVGVVDIGGLTTDVSIYEAGELLFTRTIEAGSQNITEEIADSYQLDLKEAEDYKLNNNIFSDDKLRPVIRSWVTAIYRSLDYFQVKYNDYELNKLFLTGQGSNLTGLINHLENEFKIEIELLTSLDCIEIKEENSNSISNFSSSLGVAIGLAIRGLKSNG
- a CDS encoding pilus assembly PilX N-terminal domain-containing protein, with protein sequence MFTSEQGFTIYLSLLVITILMILVIGTSVLINNELKSVNHYQKNIQALYLAEAGIERSIDIINSQLKKGRLNLKHLPTVIRVEDEKINLSNIYDSKGNLKINSISKIGEVTKKITITVRITGSRNINSLKSLVTQHPRKNIIVGGESKIKSNGKKNNNLDELVTMATTIPRFNFDKYKAKAKQSNNIYNSNLLFNNRDIKGEIFYIKSDINVDLKNTTFSARAKEQPAILVVDGDLRITNANLHSSLENIYFIIKGEFLVNGSANKLVMNNCLVYAQEGIKLGGPTGKVNNITFNGLLLTPDDFIFYGNNPSISPRLPNYNRLYLAQEKVAIISWQED
- a CDS encoding PilN domain-containing protein, producing the protein MANLLPSSYKKSRLNSKTFISVILGTTLVLSCGFYYFNLLVKVHKLEKKVNLVNKQLGQINLQEEQLKKLEKKIKKIKNALTERKSIGRDKVKTTIILKELSSVIPNQSWISKLTIYNYNSFKLLGYTVKRRNLKIIINRLNKMPFIKELSVEFIEQRDLSNKDYNLKKILYYQLQGKLVFIREDLNARAGVNF